The following proteins are encoded in a genomic region of Arachis ipaensis cultivar K30076 chromosome B02, Araip1.1, whole genome shotgun sequence:
- the LOC107626787 gene encoding putative F-box protein At1g67623, translating into MKSLQMAGSSQKDKTKLDVFIQHECLANLLPLEIWSIIALMVASNSIEDLFNMQATCRLFASACNSDAVYRHALVSVLPIACFLDYSGTPAMTFLRRCARARNPAAMLRVRMSHLFWCGHRRGGIRTLTEAAELGDVEACYISAMLLLSLGDKTDDEIRRGFEFFCVVRESGAVKRCREVFTQMFAGPWSDIPPADPKEPVSCRSGSFRTRGTIGDESDLSSVACVQCLAEYEVRKCLGTYCV; encoded by the coding sequence ATGAAGTCCCTCCAAATGGCCGGAAGTTCCCAAAAGGATAAAACGAAACTGGACGTATTCATTCAGCACGAGTGTCTGGCGAATCTTCTTCCGCTCGAAATATGGTCGATTATAGCCCTGATGGTTGCATCGAATTCGATTGAGGATCTGTTCAACATGCAGGCGACTTGCAGGTTATTTGCATCTGCATGCAATTCCGATGCCGTGTACAGGCATGCCTTGGTGTCGGTGTTGCCGATCGCTTGCTTCCTGGACTACTCTGGGACGCCTGCAATGACCTTTCTGCGTCGATGCGCCAGAGCGCGGAATCCGGCCGCTATGCTCCGCGTTAGGATGTCTCATTTATTCTGGTGTGGCCATCGCAGAGGTGGCATACGGACCCTGACCGAGGCAGCAGAGTTGGGTGATGTGGAGGCCTGCTACATCTCTGCAATGCTGCTTCTGTCGCTTGGTGACAAAACAGATGATGAGATCCGCCGTGGATTCGAATTTTTTTGCGTGGTTCGTGAGTCCGGTGCAGTCAAAAGGTGCAGGGAGGTCTTTACGCAGATGTTCGCCGGCCCGTGGTCCGATATACCCCCGGCGGACCCAAAAGAGCCCGTGTCATGCCGTTCTGGTAGTTTCCGTACCCGTGGGACCATTGGTGATGAGAGCGATTTGTCCAGTGTGGCGTGTGTGCAATGCCTGGCCGAGTACGAGGTGCGGAAGTGCTTGGGGACTTATTGCGTTTAA
- the LOC107626788 gene encoding uncharacterized protein LOC107626788: MGENCSKGCVASIEIWERIAARVASASIQDLFNMQATCKVFLDAARSSAVYKVASMAELPVAFGYDDKDHPEDGFFYRSARTGNPAAIFHVGMREFYWMGRHVAGVGTLLEAADAGDVQARYMCAMLLLTPGVGDEADAGRAVEMYANVLAAGKIELCRDFFGQLFANPLIGVHPSYPGKPVVCRSSVCPTRGTMGAANNSSSVLCVHCLAEFEVLHFFSLFTFR; this comes from the coding sequence ATGGGAGAGAATTGCAGCAAGGGTTGCGTGGCCTCGATCGAAATATGGGAGAGAATTGCAGCAAGGGTTGCGTCGGCCTCGATCCAGGATCTGTTTAACATGCAGGCGACCTGCAAGGTGTTTTTGGACGCAGCCCGCTCATCTGCGGTGTACAAGGTGGCCTCCATGGCGGAGCTACCCGTCGCGTTCGGTTATGACGACAAGGACCATCCTGAGGATGGGTTCTTTTATAGAAGCGCGCGTACTGGAAATCCGGCCGCTATATTCCATGTAGGGATGAGAGAATTCTACTGGATGGGCCGACACGTCGCTGGGGTCGGCACCCTGCTTGAGGCCGCCGATGCGGGTGACGTCCAAGCCCGCTACATGTGTGCGATGCTGCTATTGACGCCAGGAGTTGGGGACGAGGCAGACGCTGGCAGGGCGGTTGAAATGTATGCCAACGTACTGGCTGCTGGAAAAATCGAATTGTGCAGAGACTTCTTCGGGCAGTTGTTCGCAAATCCGCTGATTGGGGTGCACCCGTCGTATCCAGGGAAGCCCGTCGTCTGCCGGTCAAGCGTTTGCCCGACCCGCGGGACCATGGGAGCCGCCAACAATTCCTCGAGTGTGTTGTGCGTCCACTGCCTTGCCGAGTTCGAGGTGTTACATTTCTTTAGTCTGTTTACTTTCAGATGA
- the LOC107626789 gene encoding uncharacterized protein LOC107626789: protein MTFETVGRQHWLPSWRFGQGSLHADTARFGCVTTSFFYDHSLFIKKSSEGFTAILVYVDDLVLTGDNIGEINSIKQILDYKFKIKDLGDLKYFLEMEVARSNSGIHIYQRKYAMDLLKDFSYLDYKPLSTPFDYSQKLSKESGTILTDNTTYRQLIGRLLYLTNTRPDISYAVGRLSQFLDCATTSHLQAAFRVLRYLKGRPATGLFFSSTSDMHLTGFADADWATCADTRRSISGYCFMLGSSLVS from the exons ATGACATTTGAAACAGTTGGACGTCAACACTGGCTTCCTTCATGGAGATTTGGACAAGGAAGTTTACATGCAGATACCGCCCGGTTTGGATGTGTCACAACCAG TTTTTTTTATGATCACTCCCTCTTCATCAAGAAATCTTCTGAAGGCTTTACTGCCATCCTAGTATATGTGGATGATTTGGTTTTAACCGGTGATAACATTGGTGAAATCAATTCCATCAAGCAGATTTTAGATTACAAGTTTAAAATAAAAGACCTTGGTGATCTCAAGTACTTCTTGGAAATGGAAGTCGCACGCTCCAACTCGGGAATTCACATTTATCAACGGAAGTATGCCATGGACCTTCTCAAGGATTTTAGTTATCTGGATTACAAGCCTCTCTCCACTCCATTTGATTATAGTCAGAAACTCTCGAAAGAGTCGGGTACCATTTTAACAGACAACACTACTTACAGACAACTCATCGGCCGACTCCTTTACCTCACAAATACTAGACCCGATATCTCCTATGCTGTGGGGCGTTTGAGTCAGTTTTTGGACTGTGCAACCACCTCTCACCTGCAGGCTGCTTTCCGTGTGCTTCGATACTTAAAAGGTAGACCTGCAACTGGTTTATTCTTCTCCTCTACTTCTGATATGCATCTCACTGGATTTGCCGATGCTGACTGGGCTACCTGTGCCGATACTCGTCGCTCTATTTCTGGTTATTGCTTCATGCTTGGAAGCTCTCTTGTCAGTTAG
- the LOC107626790 gene encoding uncharacterized protein LOC107626790 gives MVSFAISFLVVYLGDFEGKTDLNIRALEVVEELRTKRADKQDAQKCKGRKTTEFWDVKTIESDGTIKQIKLNVKEAMKPPNGRKVVLRKFLDYRNSEETQEKCKKNAENRSKQLYTHTGGSKSLARLGEEESERQGRIVSRGELYLLTHKRTNGSYIHDAARAIGERIEAIEQGDESSRLLSQNDSLAQALGKEHSGRVRGMGLGPTSSQVFGMNSHQPSNGFEREETQRVLLKLQAELAAEKLKKKVVEDEVAAEKTKRQAMEDEVAAEKTKRHAVEDEVAAGKVRMQAMESALLCLLQGQGRKLPSDVATWMSALEGQNRK, from the exons ATGGTGTCATTTGCCATTTCATTCTTGGTGGTATATTTAGGAG ATTTTGAAGGCAAGACAGATCTCAACATTCGTGCTTTAGAGGTTGTGGAAGAACTTAGAACTAAAAGAGCAGACAAGCAG GATGCTCAGAAGTGCAAGGGACGCAAGACCACTGAATTTTGGGATGTTAAAACAATTG AATCCGATGGCACAATCAAACAGATCAAACTGAATGTGAAGGAAGCTATGAAGCCACCTAACGGAAGAAAGGTCGTACTCAG AAAGTTTCTCGATTATCGCAATAGCGAAGAGACACAG GAGAAGTGTAAGAAAAATGCGGAGAATCGATCAAAGCAGCTTTACACCCACACCGGCGGATCGAAAAGCTTGGCAAGGCTCGGAGAAGAAGAG TCGGAACGACAAGGGAGGATAGTTAGTAGAGGAGAGTTGTATCTCTTAACGCACAAAAGAACCAATGGCTCCTATATCCATGATGCAGCTCGCGCTATTGGA GAAAGAATTGAGGCTATTGAGCAAGGCGATGAATCTTCTAGACTGTTATCCCAGAATGATTCGCTTGCTCAAGCTCTCGGAAAAGAGCACTCGGGTAGGGTGCGTGGCATGGGGTTGGGGCCGACTTCTAGTCAAGTCTTCGGTATGAATTCCCATCAGCCGAGCAATGGTTTTGAAAGGGAGGAGACCCAAAGGGTGCTGCTTAAACTACAAGCAGAGTTGGCAGCagagaaattgaaaaagaaggtagtggaggatgaagtagcagcCGAGAAGACCAAAAGACAGGCAAtggaggatgaagtagcagcTGAGAAGACCAAAAGACATGCagtggaggatgaagtagcagcTGGGAAGGTCAGGATGCAGGCAATGGAGAGTGCTTTGTTATgtctacttcaagggcaaggtagGAAGCTGCCATCAGACGTCGCCACATGGATGAGTGCGTTGGAGGGACAAAATAGAAAGTAG